One region of Aeromicrobium sp. Sec7.5 genomic DNA includes:
- a CDS encoding sugar ABC transporter ATP-binding protein — protein MAETSSPTTATPSSPVAGRRRAAGATITPVLVASGLAKSFLGTTVLSGAGLELVAGQVHGLVGENGAGKSTLMKLLAGVHQPDAGTISLDGTPVRFSHPVQAQQAGISTVFQEFNLLPDRTVAENVFLGREPVRRGLVDTAAMRREAEELLEGLGVTHLEAGRPVRTLSVAEQQIVEIAKAVSQDARIISMDEPTAALADHEVELLYAIIERLTARGVAILYVSHRLKEIFDLCTTITVLKDGQHAATRPAAELDESELVRLMVGRSLVTYFPDPLAGTEVGEPRLELDGVGHGEVDGVTLTVRAGEVVGVSGLQGSGRTELLEGVFGVRPFSRGTVRLDGRELRLRSPRRAVRAGIALVTEDRKATGLALRQSILDNALSVVRGVVPGRTGEARRAVPGILSSLRVSARGLDQEVQFLSGGNQQKVVLARWLATEPRVVLLDEPTRGVDVGAKVAIYELIRKLAADGFAVLMVSSELPEVIGMSDRIVVLRDGRVAGELPGGASEEAVLQLATGAGAAA, from the coding sequence GTGGCCGAGACCTCATCACCCACCACCGCGACCCCGTCGTCGCCCGTTGCCGGACGTCGTCGGGCTGCCGGGGCGACCATCACGCCCGTGCTCGTGGCCTCCGGTCTGGCGAAGTCCTTCCTCGGCACCACGGTGCTGTCGGGTGCGGGGCTCGAGCTCGTCGCCGGCCAGGTCCACGGTCTCGTCGGCGAGAACGGTGCCGGCAAGTCCACGCTCATGAAGCTGCTCGCGGGGGTGCACCAGCCGGACGCGGGCACCATCAGCCTCGACGGCACGCCGGTGCGGTTCAGCCACCCCGTGCAGGCGCAGCAGGCAGGCATCTCGACGGTGTTCCAGGAGTTCAACCTCCTGCCCGACCGCACCGTGGCCGAGAACGTCTTCCTCGGGCGCGAGCCGGTGCGCCGCGGCCTGGTCGACACCGCCGCCATGCGGCGCGAGGCCGAGGAGCTGCTGGAGGGCTTGGGAGTGACGCACCTCGAGGCCGGGCGGCCCGTGCGCACCCTGTCGGTCGCCGAGCAGCAGATCGTGGAGATCGCCAAGGCGGTCAGCCAGGACGCCCGCATCATCTCGATGGACGAGCCCACCGCGGCGCTGGCCGACCACGAGGTCGAGCTGCTCTACGCGATCATCGAGCGGCTCACGGCGCGCGGCGTCGCGATCCTGTACGTTTCGCACCGGCTGAAGGAGATCTTCGACCTCTGCACGACCATCACGGTCCTCAAGGACGGGCAGCATGCCGCGACCCGGCCGGCGGCGGAGCTCGACGAGTCCGAGCTCGTGCGCCTCATGGTGGGCCGCTCGCTCGTCACCTACTTCCCCGACCCGCTGGCGGGCACGGAGGTCGGGGAGCCCCGGCTGGAGCTGGACGGAGTTGGACACGGCGAGGTCGACGGCGTGACGCTCACGGTGCGCGCCGGTGAGGTCGTCGGTGTCTCGGGTCTCCAGGGATCGGGTCGCACCGAGCTCCTGGAGGGCGTCTTCGGCGTCCGACCGTTCAGCCGGGGCACCGTCCGTCTCGACGGGCGCGAGCTGCGGCTCCGCTCGCCGAGGCGGGCGGTCCGTGCCGGGATCGCGCTCGTGACCGAGGACCGCAAGGCCACGGGCCTCGCGCTGCGCCAGTCGATCCTCGACAACGCGCTCTCCGTCGTCCGCGGCGTCGTGCCCGGCCGCACCGGCGAGGCACGCCGCGCGGTGCCGGGCATCCTCTCGTCGCTGCGGGTCAGCGCGCGCGGCCTCGACCAGGAGGTGCAGTTCCTGTCCGGCGGCAACCAGCAGAAGGTCGTGCTCGCGCGCTGGCTCGCCACCGAGCCGCGCGTCGTGCTGCTCGACGAGCCCACCCGCGGCGTCGACGTCGGCGCGAAAGTGGCGATCTACGAGCTCATCCGCAAGCTCGCCGCCGACGGATTCGCCGTCCTGATGGTCAGCAGCGAGTTGCCGGAGGTCATCGGCATGAGCGACCGGATCGTCGTGCTGCGCGACGGACGGGTCGCGGGGGAGCTGCCGGGGGGTGCGTCCGAGGAGGCCGTCCTCCAGCTGGCGACGGGCGCGGGGGCTGCCGCATGA
- a CDS encoding ROK family transcriptional regulator, which translates to MRTGDLFELLKDGRPWTRAELAETTGLARSTVAARIDVLMRLGLVAPFGGARSTGGRPPALFALNPTAKVVVGVDVGATHVRAVLADLSGSVLGEEATDLPVADGPEVVLGWVVAATSRLAASAPHADLAAVGIGLPGPVEHSTGRPISPPIMPGWDRFDVVDHVRRSTGVPVLVDNDVNIMALGERRAHLADVDDVVLIKVATGIGAGIVSGGRLQRGAQGTAGDLGHVRVARAGEVMCRCGNTGCLEAIAAAPALAEALRGKGVKARTGQDVVDLVRGGNATAIAVVRDAGRDIGEVVATMVNLVNPSVVVIGGLLAGAGEHLLAGIREVVYLRSLPLATAQLRIEASRAGTEAGVLGAVALAVDHVLSPTAVEAASLALLEA; encoded by the coding sequence GTGCGAACCGGTGACCTCTTCGAGCTGCTGAAGGACGGGCGGCCGTGGACGCGCGCCGAGCTCGCCGAGACGACGGGGCTGGCCCGGTCGACCGTGGCGGCGCGGATCGACGTGCTCATGCGGCTGGGGCTCGTCGCCCCGTTCGGAGGTGCTCGCTCCACGGGCGGGCGCCCCCCCGCCCTGTTCGCGCTGAACCCCACGGCCAAGGTCGTCGTGGGCGTCGACGTCGGAGCGACCCACGTCCGCGCCGTGCTCGCCGACCTCTCCGGCTCGGTCCTCGGCGAGGAGGCGACCGACCTGCCGGTGGCCGACGGCCCCGAGGTCGTGCTGGGCTGGGTCGTGGCCGCCACGAGCCGGCTCGCGGCCTCCGCACCCCACGCCGACCTGGCCGCCGTCGGCATCGGCCTGCCGGGGCCGGTCGAGCACTCGACCGGCCGGCCCATCAGCCCGCCGATCATGCCCGGCTGGGACCGCTTCGACGTCGTCGACCACGTCCGGCGCTCGACCGGCGTGCCGGTGCTCGTCGACAACGACGTCAACATCATGGCGCTCGGCGAGCGACGCGCCCATCTCGCCGACGTCGACGACGTCGTGCTGATCAAGGTGGCCACCGGGATCGGCGCGGGAATCGTGTCGGGCGGTCGTCTGCAGCGCGGCGCCCAAGGCACGGCCGGCGACCTCGGCCACGTCCGTGTCGCCCGGGCCGGCGAGGTCATGTGCCGCTGCGGCAACACGGGCTGCCTTGAGGCGATCGCGGCCGCACCGGCCCTGGCTGAGGCTCTGCGGGGCAAGGGCGTGAAGGCCCGCACGGGTCAGGACGTCGTCGACCTCGTCCGCGGAGGTAACGCCACGGCGATCGCCGTCGTGCGCGACGCCGGACGCGACATCGGGGAGGTCGTCGCGACCATGGTCAACCTCGTCAATCCGTCCGTCGTCGTCATCGGCGGCCTGCTGGCGGGTGCCGGCGAGCATCTGCTGGCCGGCATCCGTGAGGTCGTCTACCTCCGCTCGCTGCCCCTGGCGACGGCGCAGCTGCGCATCGAGGCGTCGCGCGCCGGCACCGAGGCGGGCGTGCTGGGCGCCGTGGCCCTGGCTGTCGACCACGTGCTGTCACCCACGGCGGTCGAGGCCGCGAGCCTGGCGCTGCTGGAGGCCTGA
- a CDS encoding thioredoxin family protein, with protein MIGVWVLLGAVALAAVAALAKRAVDGRFRATGPAPISEHDGSSSSEESAEVLTAADIGGELGSRLTFVQFSSSFCSPCRATRALLSDVVRTRDGVEHVEVDAESHLELVRRLNILRTPTVLVVDPDGTVVGRASGLPRREQVEAVLAQADA; from the coding sequence ATGATCGGTGTGTGGGTCCTGCTCGGAGCCGTGGCCCTGGCGGCCGTGGCGGCCCTGGCCAAGCGCGCCGTCGACGGGCGCTTCCGCGCCACCGGTCCTGCGCCGATCTCGGAGCACGACGGGAGCTCGTCGTCCGAGGAGTCCGCGGAGGTCCTGACTGCTGCCGACATCGGCGGCGAGCTGGGATCGCGCCTGACGTTCGTGCAGTTCTCGAGCTCGTTCTGCAGTCCGTGCCGGGCGACACGGGCGTTGCTCTCCGATGTCGTGCGCACGCGTGACGGTGTCGAGCACGTCGAGGTCGACGCGGAGTCGCACCTCGAGCTCGTCCGACGCCTGAACATCCTTCGCACGCCCACGGTGCTCGTCGTCGACCCCGACGGCACCGTGGTGGGCCGGGCGTCCGGGCTGCCTCGGCGCGAGCAGGTCGAGGCCGTCCTGGCCCAAGCCGATGCCTGA
- a CDS encoding winged helix-turn-helix transcriptional regulator produces MSHLLLLTKTPQSSVEVLPALALLPHHVRILPAEASALLDAPSCDAVLVDGRHDLAQVRSLTRVIRTTGIDVPLLVVLTEGGLAVAAADWGMDDVILTTAGPAELEARLRLGIGRIAAASNGAGESHVISTSGLVVDDATYTAKLEGRSLDLTFKEFELIKFLAQHPGRVFTRQQLLQEVWGYDYFGGTRTVDVHVRRLRAKLGPEHETLIGTVRNVGYRFVSTKDGSRETADASA; encoded by the coding sequence GTGTCCCACCTGCTCCTTCTCACCAAGACCCCGCAGTCCTCGGTCGAGGTGCTCCCGGCCCTCGCGCTGCTCCCGCACCACGTCCGCATCCTGCCGGCCGAGGCGAGCGCCCTGCTCGACGCTCCGTCGTGCGACGCCGTGCTCGTCGACGGTCGCCACGACCTCGCGCAGGTCCGCAGCCTGACCCGGGTCATCCGTACGACCGGGATCGACGTGCCGCTGCTGGTGGTGCTCACCGAGGGCGGCCTCGCGGTCGCCGCAGCCGACTGGGGCATGGACGACGTCATCCTCACGACGGCCGGACCCGCCGAGCTCGAGGCCCGCCTGCGGCTCGGCATCGGACGCATCGCCGCCGCATCGAACGGCGCCGGCGAGAGCCACGTCATCTCCACGAGCGGCCTGGTCGTCGACGACGCGACGTACACGGCCAAGCTCGAGGGTCGCTCGCTCGACCTGACGTTCAAGGAGTTCGAGCTGATCAAGTTCCTCGCGCAGCACCCCGGTCGGGTCTTCACCCGCCAGCAGCTGCTGCAGGAGGTCTGGGGCTACGACTACTTCGGCGGCACCCGCACGGTCGACGTCCACGTGCGCCGGCTCCGCGCCAAGCTCGGCCCCGAGCACGAGACGCTCATCGGCACCGTGCGCAACGTGGGCTACCGCTTCGTCTCGACCAAGGACGGCTCGCGCGAGACGGCCGACGCGTCCGCCTGA